The following proteins are encoded in a genomic region of Terriglobia bacterium:
- a CDS encoding STELLO glycosyltransferase family protein — protein sequence MNSIAALVLTSIASPNAILQALADVASKQAWHFYLIGDERTPAEFYLPGCDFFPLSLQRGTGFRFARECPTRHYARKNIGYLLAFREGHEVIVETDDDNIPLQAFGIARRREAYAPVLSEVSWVNVYRYFSEASIWPRGFPLDAVHEDVPKLPSASPADCPIQQGLADDNPDVDAIYRLLCALPIQFRRGVQVALGMGAWCPFNSQNTTWFLDAFPLMYLPSYCSFRMTDIWRSLLAQRIGWEYGWSVLFHEATVQQLRNEHDLMKDFADEVPGYLLNRKIARCLDSLSLSHLRDDIGHNLRVCYEALVEEGVMDRRELGLLDAWLGDLAEIGLIRE from the coding sequence ATGAATTCGATCGCGGCGTTGGTTTTAACTTCCATTGCTTCACCCAATGCGATCCTTCAAGCGCTGGCCGATGTAGCCTCGAAACAGGCGTGGCACTTCTATCTAATCGGAGACGAACGAACTCCTGCTGAATTTTACTTGCCGGGTTGCGACTTTTTCCCGTTGTCTCTGCAGCGGGGCACAGGCTTCCGATTTGCGCGCGAATGCCCCACAAGGCACTACGCAAGGAAGAATATCGGATATCTTCTGGCATTCCGAGAGGGGCACGAAGTGATTGTGGAGACAGATGACGACAACATTCCGCTGCAAGCCTTCGGCATTGCACGTCGGCGAGAGGCCTATGCGCCGGTGCTGAGTGAAGTAAGCTGGGTCAATGTATACCGGTATTTTTCGGAAGCTTCTATCTGGCCACGAGGATTCCCGTTGGATGCGGTGCATGAAGATGTTCCCAAACTGCCGTCAGCCTCGCCGGCTGACTGCCCAATCCAGCAGGGCCTTGCCGATGACAATCCCGACGTCGACGCGATCTACCGATTGCTCTGCGCTCTTCCCATTCAGTTTCGGCGAGGAGTCCAGGTCGCGCTGGGCATGGGCGCATGGTGCCCTTTCAACAGTCAAAATACCACCTGGTTTCTAGATGCGTTCCCGTTGATGTACTTGCCGTCGTATTGCTCTTTCCGGATGACCGACATCTGGCGAAGCCTGTTGGCACAGCGGATCGGCTGGGAGTATGGCTGGTCCGTGCTATTTCATGAAGCGACTGTGCAGCAACTACGAAACGAGCACGACCTGATGAAGGATTTTGCTGATGAGGTTCCCGGGTACTTGCTAAACCGCAAGATCGCCCGTTGTCTTGATTCACTCTCGTTGTCGCACCTTAGGGATGATATAGGACACAACCTGAGGGTGTGCTACGAAGCCCTGGTTGAGGAAGGTGTGATGGATCGGCGGGAACTGGGGCTACTGGATGCATGGCTGGGTGATCTTGCAGAGATTGGCCTGATTCGTGAATGA
- a CDS encoding glycosyltransferase: MANEASTAMEFVQRVLDNCRSVPHTDLFVVVDRVSTDGTRAVLEKYSQREPRLRVVWAPENKCVVDAYLRGYREALAAGCGWILEMDAGLSHLPEQIPSFLACIPEGFDCVFGSRFSRSGAYADASWKRRFVSRGGTCLANLMLGTRLSDMTSGFELFSCETLRLVLEKGIQSKAHFFQTEIRAYCHGVRIREVPIMYRNPSSQVNSRVIVEALRQLARLARLRWQRDLHIRLEQDKQELAP; encoded by the coding sequence ATGGCCAACGAGGCCTCCACGGCTATGGAGTTCGTCCAACGGGTATTGGACAACTGCCGGAGCGTCCCGCACACGGATCTCTTCGTAGTGGTCGATAGGGTCTCAACGGATGGAACACGTGCTGTGCTAGAAAAATATTCTCAGCGGGAACCGAGATTGCGGGTTGTTTGGGCGCCCGAGAATAAGTGCGTGGTCGATGCCTATTTGCGCGGATATCGGGAAGCGCTGGCGGCAGGATGCGGTTGGATACTGGAGATGGATGCGGGGCTTAGCCATCTGCCTGAGCAGATTCCTAGTTTTCTTGCGTGTATACCGGAAGGTTTCGACTGCGTGTTTGGGAGCCGGTTTTCAAGGTCAGGGGCATATGCGGACGCCTCCTGGAAACGTAGATTCGTCAGCCGGGGCGGAACTTGCCTTGCAAACCTGATGCTTGGCACTCGCCTGTCAGATATGACGAGTGGTTTTGAGCTTTTTTCATGTGAGACACTGAGACTTGTATTAGAAAAAGGCATCCAATCCAAAGCGCATTTCTTCCAGACAGAAATACGTGCCTATTGTCACGGCGTTCGAATTCGAGAAGTCCCAATCATGTATCGCAATCCCAGCTCGCAGGTCAACAGCCGCGTGATTGTTGAGGCCCTGCGCCAGCTTGCCAGGTTGGCGCGGTTGCGATGGCAACGCGATCTTCACATCCGACTGGAGCAGGATAAACAGGAGTTGGCACCATGA
- a CDS encoding winged helix-turn-helix domain-containing protein, translating into MRLHRWIRVIKPLVTWPTSTKQPHVWKVLRNLGWSCQRPTGRALERNEALIRRWEKEQRPDLKKSSKA; encoded by the coding sequence TTGCGCCTGCATCGTTGGATCCGCGTCATCAAGCCCTTAGTCACTTGGCCTACCAGTACGAAGCAACCGCATGTCTGGAAGGTGCTGAGGAACCTCGGATGGAGTTGCCAAAGGCCGACCGGACGAGCATTGGAACGCAATGAAGCCTTGATCCGCCGATGGGAAAAAGAGCAGAGGCCGGACCTCAAAAAAAGCTCGAAAGCATAG
- a CDS encoding glycosyltransferase family 39 protein, with product MNVSVFASKVRACVRDVRAKEAVHLKGLIDRPGVWLGLLPTAVFFIVGLIISSDYGVTIDEPESVEGSKAYLKIVLSFFSGQSLPAWPFHELRGYYFPTDLIRGITAAVVSKALPSINYYRGFHLANLIFSSASLFLIYEIVVLVCSKRRVALMSAFSLALMPQFIAHSQNNPKDLIALFGVALAVWCVLKFCKSDSNNRVLIGLAGLGWALTTTPFAFLAVVLMTVWLAIFRPTRFLWRWKNYFFLIAGGIFVAILFWPWLWDDPISKIYSVLLLPFKFSFNIHEVYMRKIYLVSDLPWHYVPAHLFSSVPLPMLMGLFLSVGSLLLKKENEPQLRPLLSLAGMWLMAGLAISFQSSLKYNAMRHFLFLLPALSVLVGAGFEILMTSWGKKVGISLVVTFYSFCLIQMIRIHPYEGAFLNGIANSAIREPSDEVFSLEYFGHAYQEGARWLNAHAENGAKIFVPMAASCANMSLEKKTSPGSLEKFEDSSQPSYLMYITRRSRYEDMIRYAESNLKPVFEIRRQKAVLLKIFKNTTGMVR from the coding sequence ATGAATGTAAGTGTTTTCGCCTCTAAGGTCCGGGCATGCGTGCGCGACGTTCGTGCAAAAGAGGCGGTTCATCTCAAGGGATTGATCGACAGGCCAGGGGTGTGGCTCGGGCTTTTGCCGACGGCGGTGTTTTTTATAGTCGGGCTTATTATCTCATCCGATTATGGCGTCACGATCGACGAGCCGGAGTCGGTTGAAGGGTCAAAAGCCTATTTGAAGATCGTGTTATCCTTTTTTTCAGGTCAATCGCTTCCCGCATGGCCTTTCCATGAATTGAGAGGTTATTATTTCCCAACGGATTTAATCCGTGGGATTACTGCAGCAGTTGTGTCGAAAGCTCTTCCTTCCATCAATTATTACCGCGGATTTCATTTGGCCAATTTGATTTTTTCCTCGGCGAGCCTTTTCCTCATCTACGAGATCGTCGTTCTGGTCTGTTCAAAAAGAAGAGTTGCTTTGATGTCGGCTTTCTCCCTGGCTCTGATGCCTCAGTTCATCGCGCATTCTCAGAATAATCCCAAGGATTTAATCGCGTTGTTTGGAGTCGCACTAGCGGTTTGGTGCGTTCTCAAATTTTGCAAATCTGACTCAAACAATCGCGTGCTGATTGGTCTGGCCGGCTTGGGATGGGCGCTGACCACGACGCCGTTTGCGTTTCTGGCGGTGGTGTTGATGACAGTTTGGCTGGCGATCTTTCGTCCGACGCGGTTTCTCTGGCGTTGGAAGAACTATTTCTTCCTTATCGCTGGAGGAATTTTTGTTGCTATCCTGTTTTGGCCTTGGTTATGGGACGATCCCATTTCCAAAATTTATTCCGTTCTGTTGCTCCCTTTCAAGTTCTCTTTTAATATCCATGAAGTCTACATGAGAAAGATTTATCTGGTGTCGGATCTTCCCTGGCATTATGTCCCCGCTCATTTGTTTTCCTCCGTGCCGCTCCCAATGTTGATGGGTTTATTTCTCAGTGTCGGCTCGCTTCTCTTGAAAAAGGAAAATGAACCTCAGTTGCGGCCGCTGCTGAGTTTGGCTGGGATGTGGCTCATGGCCGGCTTGGCGATCTCATTTCAATCCAGTCTCAAATACAACGCGATGCGACATTTCCTTTTTCTTCTTCCTGCGCTCAGCGTTCTTGTCGGCGCCGGATTTGAGATTTTGATGACCAGTTGGGGGAAAAAAGTGGGCATTTCTCTCGTCGTCACTTTTTATAGTTTTTGCTTGATCCAAATGATTCGGATACATCCTTATGAGGGGGCTTTCTTAAATGGTATTGCCAACTCGGCTATTCGGGAGCCGTCTGATGAAGTGTTCAGTTTGGAATATTTCGGTCATGCGTATCAGGAGGGCGCTCGGTGGCTTAACGCTCACGCTGAAAATGGCGCGAAAATTTTCGTTCCCATGGCTGCGTCCTGCGCCAATATGAGCTTGGAAAAAAAAACTTCACCAGGTTCGCTGGAAAAATTTGAAGATTCCTCCCAACCGTCGTATTTGATGTACATCACTCGCCGTTCTCGCTACGAGGACATGATTCGTTACGCCGAGTCCAATTTGAAGCCGGTGTTTGAAATCCGCCGCCAGAAGGCGGTACTGCTCAAGATCTTTAAAAATACCACTGGAATGGTCAGGTAA
- a CDS encoding glycosyltransferase family 2 protein, whose protein sequence is MASEMRAALSIVMPIYNEEQCIVQIIESIHAAILAKLPGSKLLAVDDGSTDRTAKLIDDLARKYPQVIPLHKSNGGHGDALLYGADRAECEYVFLMDSDGQTDPADFWILWQRRHESEFLTGVRKKRHDPSHRIVIARLLRYGILAVFGVACRDVNAPFKLMTWDFYQRIRRLIPDDSLTPSLLLCIAAKGSLEKIVETNIRHLPRTTGACSIRYFKLLRFCMRALVQFLRFRWSAWSHVRALNQAGRQPASVLPGS, encoded by the coding sequence ATGGCATCTGAAATGAGGGCTGCGCTCTCGATTGTCATGCCGATTTACAACGAAGAGCAGTGCATTGTGCAGATTATTGAGAGTATCCATGCGGCGATTCTCGCAAAACTGCCAGGGTCCAAGCTGCTTGCTGTAGATGATGGAAGTACGGACCGGACGGCTAAATTGATCGACGATCTCGCTAGGAAATATCCCCAGGTGATTCCGCTGCACAAATCAAACGGGGGCCACGGCGACGCTTTGTTATATGGTGCGGATCGAGCCGAGTGCGAGTATGTTTTTCTTATGGACAGCGATGGACAAACTGATCCTGCGGACTTTTGGATTCTATGGCAAAGACGTCATGAATCCGAATTCCTTACGGGTGTGCGGAAGAAACGTCACGATCCGTCGCATCGCATCGTCATCGCACGCCTTCTCCGATACGGTATCCTTGCCGTCTTTGGGGTAGCGTGCCGGGACGTGAACGCACCTTTCAAGTTGATGACATGGGATTTCTACCAGAGAATCAGAAGGTTGATACCGGATGACAGCTTGACTCCTTCCTTGCTTCTCTGCATCGCAGCAAAGGGAAGTCTGGAGAAGATTGTTGAGACAAACATCCGACATTTGCCGCGGACGACCGGCGCCTGCAGTATTCGTTACTTTAAACTGCTTCGCTTTTGTATGCGGGCTTTGGTGCAGTTTCTCAGGTTTCGCTGGTCAGCATGGAGTCATGTTCGAGCGCTCAATCAGGCGGGACGGCAACCGGCCTCTGTTTTGCCAGGGAGTTAG
- a CDS encoding FAD-dependent oxidoreductase, with protein MKIVIIGAGPCGLGAAKRLTDCRFDDWILFERQSFAGGLSASFVDDKGFTWDVGGHVIFSHYEEFDRMLEEQCGGELLYHRRKSFIKIGNCEVPYPFQNNLGHLPSDKALRTLLGLMTAKGGKATMPFNEWMVQTFGEDIVNLFMRPYNWKVWATEAEKMSSDWIDERVSIVSFEEALKGVLLRQADDDWGPNRTFVFPLRGGTGEIFRRLAASLPKQKLKYNKEVVGVNLAERTICLNDGSRVRYEHLITSMPVDVLVRLIEGVPECVLQCASLLRHSGTYAVGCGVTMPLKGNWCWMYFPELSLPFNRVTNFAHYSPFNVPLGRTDRYCAFMCETSFSDCKSEKQEAVEVRTWEGLHNVGFVPTGSERASSHVMKVDYAYPVPTLGRNEALRVIQLYLMEHRAYSRGRFGAWMYEIGNMDHSYKQGIDVVDFIIDGKEEKEWHLK; from the coding sequence ATGAAAATTGTCATCATTGGGGCAGGTCCCTGCGGTCTGGGTGCAGCAAAAAGGCTTACTGACTGCCGCTTCGATGATTGGATTCTCTTCGAACGGCAAAGCTTCGCTGGAGGATTGTCGGCTTCCTTTGTTGATGATAAGGGCTTTACCTGGGACGTAGGCGGCCACGTGATTTTCTCGCATTATGAGGAATTTGACCGCATGCTCGAAGAGCAGTGCGGTGGCGAACTTCTGTACCATCGAAGAAAGAGTTTCATCAAAATCGGGAATTGCGAGGTCCCCTATCCCTTTCAGAACAATCTTGGCCATCTTCCATCTGATAAAGCACTCCGGACCTTGTTAGGCTTAATGACTGCCAAGGGTGGGAAAGCCACGATGCCTTTCAATGAGTGGATGGTGCAAACGTTCGGAGAGGATATCGTAAATCTGTTCATGAGGCCGTACAATTGGAAGGTCTGGGCTACGGAAGCGGAGAAAATGTCGTCGGACTGGATTGATGAGCGTGTAAGCATAGTCAGCTTTGAGGAGGCATTGAAGGGTGTTCTGTTGCGTCAGGCGGATGATGATTGGGGGCCAAACAGAACATTTGTATTTCCCTTGAGGGGGGGAACGGGAGAAATATTTCGGCGGTTGGCTGCCAGCCTGCCAAAACAAAAGTTGAAGTACAACAAGGAAGTTGTTGGAGTCAATCTCGCTGAGCGCACCATCTGTCTGAATGATGGGTCGAGGGTGCGCTACGAACATTTGATCACCTCGATGCCAGTTGATGTTCTTGTGAGATTGATTGAAGGTGTACCCGAATGCGTCCTGCAATGCGCGAGTTTGCTCCGTCATTCAGGTACGTATGCCGTTGGATGTGGAGTGACAATGCCATTGAAGGGAAATTGGTGCTGGATGTATTTTCCTGAATTGAGTCTTCCTTTCAATCGCGTGACAAATTTTGCACATTATTCCCCCTTCAATGTGCCCCTGGGTCGCACGGACCGATATTGTGCATTCATGTGTGAAACGTCTTTTTCGGATTGCAAGTCTGAAAAGCAGGAGGCGGTCGAAGTACGCACATGGGAGGGCCTCCATAATGTCGGATTTGTGCCGACGGGGTCGGAGAGGGCATCTTCCCATGTAATGAAGGTTGACTACGCATATCCTGTACCTACCCTGGGCAGGAACGAGGCATTGCGGGTTATCCAGTTGTATCTTATGGAACATCGAGCATATTCAAGAGGTAGATTCGGGGCGTGGATGTATGAGATTGGAAATATGGATCACTCCTACAAACAGGGAATTGACGTAGTTGACTTCATTATTGATGGAAAGGAAGAAAAGGAATGGCATCTGAAATGA
- a CDS encoding B12-binding domain-containing radical SAM protein: MKRTFLIWPAEVTKQSALYPPLGLASLGAVLKQQGFAVEMVDLTFDEAWRQIHSLNGQGDIYGISLTSSLYGTTKRCIDTIRSRDKHAKFVLGGPHASVLPEETLKELGAEVVCMGEAEISFPLVIKALENDGDLAGIKGIAFRDKDDRVTITADIEKIENLDELPFPDQSLFPYERYFRAKGFRELSLVTSRGCPGECIFCQPTLEKMFGKKVRFHSSDYVIRQIQMMKEKFKLDFFVVSDDTFVTNRKRVIDLCERIRDEKIDIFWRCQSRVSLLDRKIIKKLKSAGCFMIALGVESGSQKILDLLQKGIRVEKIKEVFRICHEEGMLTHAYLMIGSEGETRQTVEETKDLLKTIRPFSSNICVTTPYPGTFLHQRLRAQGLLGANTWEKYDHLISDTIHIETSTFNLSDVNRFKATLLRAQKYPVFRLICLLKVFLDLNNLQRLTRLIFSNPGIIVRGARLFCKSIFSNLLEVSNPKTKAYKIFAENSETEV; encoded by the coding sequence ATGAAAAGAACGTTTCTAATATGGCCTGCGGAAGTTACAAAGCAGTCCGCCTTATACCCGCCATTAGGATTGGCCAGTTTAGGCGCTGTGCTCAAGCAGCAAGGTTTCGCTGTTGAAATGGTTGATCTCACTTTTGACGAAGCTTGGCGCCAGATCCATTCATTGAATGGGCAAGGGGACATTTACGGGATTTCACTTACATCTTCTTTGTATGGCACGACAAAGAGATGCATTGATACGATTCGGAGTCGCGACAAACATGCGAAATTCGTGCTTGGAGGTCCGCATGCTAGTGTCCTCCCAGAGGAAACCCTGAAGGAATTAGGTGCAGAGGTTGTCTGCATGGGCGAAGCAGAAATCTCATTCCCATTGGTCATTAAGGCGCTGGAGAATGACGGGGATCTTGCAGGAATCAAGGGGATTGCATTTCGGGATAAGGATGACAGGGTTACCATAACCGCCGATATCGAGAAGATTGAGAATCTGGACGAACTGCCTTTTCCGGATCAATCGTTATTTCCTTATGAAAGGTATTTCAGGGCGAAAGGTTTCCGCGAGTTGTCTCTTGTCACATCACGCGGCTGCCCTGGAGAATGCATATTTTGTCAACCGACGCTGGAAAAAATGTTTGGGAAAAAAGTCAGATTTCATAGCAGTGACTATGTGATCAGGCAGATCCAAATGATGAAGGAGAAGTTCAAACTCGACTTTTTCGTTGTTTCGGACGACACTTTTGTCACAAACCGCAAAAGGGTGATCGATTTATGTGAAAGAATCAGGGACGAAAAAATCGATATTTTCTGGAGATGCCAATCGCGAGTCAGCTTGCTCGATCGAAAAATTATCAAAAAGCTGAAATCAGCTGGATGCTTTATGATTGCACTGGGCGTTGAGTCAGGAAGTCAAAAGATACTCGACCTTCTTCAAAAGGGAATCCGGGTAGAGAAAATAAAGGAAGTCTTCAGGATTTGCCATGAAGAGGGAATGCTGACACATGCTTACCTGATGATAGGAAGTGAGGGAGAAACTAGGCAAACAGTAGAGGAGACAAAAGACCTTCTTAAAACGATAAGGCCTTTCAGCTCCAATATCTGTGTGACAACTCCATACCCAGGAACATTTTTGCATCAGAGGCTCAGAGCGCAGGGACTTCTGGGGGCAAACACCTGGGAAAAGTACGACCATTTAATTAGTGATACGATCCATATTGAAACGTCGACCTTTAACTTGTCAGACGTGAATCGGTTTAAGGCCACTCTGCTAAGGGCGCAGAAGTATCCGGTTTTTCGGCTGATTTGCCTTTTGAAGGTGTTTTTGGATTTGAATAATCTTCAGAGATTGACAAGGCTGATCTTCTCAAATCCCGGAATCATAGTTCGTGGAGCAAGGCTGTTCTGCAAATCGATTTTTTCAAACCTTCTTGAGGTCAGCAACCCGAAGACAAAGGCATATAAGATTTTTGCGGAGAATTCCGAGACTGAAGTTTAG
- a CDS encoding glycosyltransferase family 39 protein, with protein MMADGVFKANADSYLANGRRSWILWGTTVLIILFGLCIRLYLLTERGLWLDEALCVKIAAIEGFVNMLRRVTHDIHPPLFYILLHSWIVQFGNTDYSVRLFSVIWGTMGLAGVFFLCRYGLNWSMKYSNLAVLLTAVLPLHVYYSQEVRPYGMWFALASFALGFLLRAHSQMGMRLYLTFGMIQALVLYVHHVAFVYCALLNVAYLAISLVYKQLNKRRLWGWIASGMVTFLVYSPWLPFFWKQLNNPTVFPGFPYWVGKPSLWSVGLIFVQVTGVWKLDLPFQLPRLLYVLAVLPIWLLLTFGTFYIFKQQLIKGTILAASLFAYPIGIFVLSQVVLPIWLLRIFLPAALGVPIIAVFGLKYAHTFASLKLISNVILILAVLLGSFSSLLWVHTYKKDDWKGAGEYLSSYVQEGDAVFVCRAANRVALERYVRPGTNIRGVGINWISREDFSDKLSKEVQRLGGQSKRIIIATFNSDIMPEKLIAGMQGTARLAERKTFYHVLILVFSMKN; from the coding sequence ATGATGGCTGACGGCGTCTTTAAGGCAAACGCAGACAGCTATTTAGCAAATGGCCGGCGGTCGTGGATATTATGGGGTACCACGGTTTTGATCATCCTCTTCGGTTTGTGCATTCGGCTTTATTTGTTGACGGAAAGAGGTTTGTGGCTTGATGAAGCTCTTTGCGTGAAAATCGCCGCCATTGAGGGATTCGTAAACATGCTGCGCAGGGTGACTCACGACATACATCCTCCTCTGTTTTATATCCTGCTTCATTCTTGGATTGTCCAATTCGGCAATACGGATTATTCCGTCCGTCTGTTTAGTGTGATTTGGGGAACTATGGGGTTGGCAGGGGTGTTCTTTCTATGCCGTTACGGACTGAACTGGAGCATGAAATACTCCAATCTAGCGGTTCTTTTGACGGCGGTGCTCCCCTTGCATGTCTATTATTCCCAAGAGGTTCGACCCTATGGCATGTGGTTCGCGCTGGCTTCCTTCGCTCTCGGATTTCTGCTTCGCGCTCATAGCCAAATGGGAATGCGCCTCTATCTCACCTTCGGCATGATTCAGGCCCTTGTGCTATATGTCCACCATGTGGCGTTCGTTTACTGCGCTCTGCTAAATGTGGCTTATTTGGCCATATCCTTGGTCTATAAACAGTTGAATAAGAGGCGCCTATGGGGATGGATTGCCTCTGGAATGGTCACCTTTTTAGTCTATTCGCCCTGGTTGCCTTTCTTTTGGAAACAGTTAAACAATCCCACGGTGTTCCCCGGTTTTCCCTACTGGGTCGGCAAGCCGTCTCTTTGGAGTGTGGGCCTCATTTTCGTTCAGGTGACTGGGGTCTGGAAACTGGATCTGCCTTTCCAACTGCCGAGATTACTCTATGTCCTTGCCGTGCTTCCGATTTGGCTATTGTTAACCTTTGGAACTTTCTATATTTTCAAGCAACAGCTCATAAAAGGAACGATTCTGGCTGCTTCTTTATTCGCATATCCGATTGGCATCTTTGTCCTGTCTCAAGTTGTTCTTCCCATCTGGCTGCTGAGAATTTTTCTTCCGGCGGCCCTTGGTGTACCGATCATCGCTGTCTTCGGGCTCAAATATGCCCATACGTTTGCGAGTCTGAAATTGATATCAAATGTAATCCTAATACTCGCTGTTCTGCTCGGTTCCTTTTCGAGCCTGCTATGGGTTCATACATATAAAAAAGACGATTGGAAAGGTGCAGGAGAGTATCTTTCCAGTTACGTGCAGGAAGGAGATGCTGTTTTTGTGTGCAGAGCCGCCAATAGGGTTGCTTTGGAACGCTATGTCAGGCCCGGAACAAACATAAGAGGCGTTGGAATAAATTGGATATCGAGGGAGGATTTCTCGGATAAACTTTCGAAGGAAGTACAAAGATTAGGTGGGCAATCAAAGAGGATTATCATTGCTACGTTTAATTCTGATATCATGCCCGAGAAGCTGATCGCAGGAATGCAAGGTACAGCGAGACTCGCGGAAAGAAAAACGTTCTATCATGTTTTGATTTTGGTTTTTTCTATGAAGAATTGA
- a CDS encoding DUF2029 domain-containing protein has translation MNFDMTGDNRKEQLLYFVLFTLLYIPFLYKYGYSLVSNATIDFPSYYSAAKITFAKGLSPYDYKLLVRDGVFIGPPYLYPPTSLLFCYPFSLLSFDAAQALMLCVSHVCILIFIYLSFFKIFDFDAKRPFFIFALVYVLSFQPVQKTIALGQINLAVLVFICLAWYAWLSQSKPFFVALPLSIAIATKTYPALLLFYFLARRRYTIVAWTVGLVGGYIGISWVCLPSGAWFDWLTKVVPSGGYGRAAMGVLSPTSPWNQSINGFLSRIFIQNQYNEIWTHNPALVRLLMYPIAFLLVATAIATCVLSSKGKAAKDCINLQFSFFLLTMFLVGPFSWEHHLTLCLPAIVFLGYHSVESEDPFVVKILVGLSMVMIAWNVNLGSPILRQGLLTLLISVKLYAALVLWAYSAWSLVGLIKAESSCEIS, from the coding sequence TTGAATTTCGATATGACAGGCGATAATAGAAAAGAGCAATTGTTATACTTCGTTCTCTTCACACTATTGTATATCCCCTTTCTCTACAAATATGGATATTCCCTTGTATCCAATGCCACTATCGATTTTCCCTCGTATTATTCGGCCGCCAAGATAACTTTCGCAAAGGGCCTCTCCCCCTACGATTATAAGCTGCTTGTGCGTGATGGAGTGTTCATTGGTCCACCCTATCTTTATCCTCCGACTAGTCTTCTTTTTTGTTATCCTTTTTCGTTGCTTAGTTTCGATGCAGCCCAAGCACTGATGCTGTGTGTCAGTCATGTTTGTATCTTGATTTTTATATATCTCAGCTTTTTCAAGATCTTTGATTTCGATGCCAAGCGGCCCTTTTTTATTTTTGCCTTAGTTTATGTGCTCTCTTTCCAGCCCGTTCAGAAGACGATCGCTCTCGGCCAGATTAACTTGGCCGTGCTGGTTTTTATCTGCCTGGCTTGGTACGCATGGCTCTCTCAGAGTAAACCCTTCTTTGTCGCCCTTCCGCTCTCCATAGCTATTGCCACAAAAACCTACCCAGCGTTGCTTCTTTTCTATTTTCTGGCGAGACGGAGATATACAATCGTGGCCTGGACGGTAGGGCTGGTGGGGGGGTATATCGGCATCAGCTGGGTTTGTTTGCCTAGTGGTGCCTGGTTCGACTGGCTGACAAAAGTAGTCCCATCTGGGGGGTATGGCCGCGCCGCAATGGGTGTGCTTTCTCCCACCTCGCCATGGAATCAAAGCATCAATGGATTTTTATCTCGGATCTTCATTCAAAACCAATACAACGAAATATGGACCCATAATCCCGCTCTTGTTAGGCTGCTGATGTACCCCATTGCGTTCCTTCTTGTCGCGACGGCAATCGCCACCTGCGTTCTGTCCTCAAAAGGAAAAGCTGCAAAAGATTGTATTAACCTGCAATTTTCCTTTTTTCTCCTGACCATGTTTCTGGTTGGCCCCTTTTCCTGGGAACATCATCTCACCCTGTGTCTTCCGGCCATCGTGTTCCTTGGATATCACTCGGTGGAGTCCGAGGATCCTTTCGTTGTTAAAATCCTCGTCGGATTGTCGATGGTTATGATTGCATGGAACGTTAACCTCGGATCCCCCATTTTGCGGCAAGGACTGCTGACGCTGCTCATTTCTGTAAAATTGTATGCCGCGCTAGTGCTCTGGGCATATTCTGCGTGGAGCTTGGTGGGTTTGATTAAAGCGGAGTCTTCCTGCGAGATTTCATGA
- a CDS encoding transposase — MPKPIAHRLRPKDSCALFCFRCFTPFAVSRSSWNSLDYDLLFRWFVGLSLDEKVWDVTVFGKNRDGLLDGDIASAFFERVLCHAREQRLLSDEHFTVDGTPIEPWAGQKSFKKKGNNTVDATDDSVNPTVDFKGEKRSNKTHPSTADPDARLYKKAKGQESKLCWQGHVVMQNRNGLVVNARVTKAMGTAVRPAAVDMPGELPGKRRVTSGATRFTIRRNL; from the coding sequence ATGCCAAAACCGATCGCCCATCGATTGCGCCCGAAAGACTCCTGCGCACTCTTCTGCTTCAGGTGCTTTACTCCGTTCGCAGTGAGCCGCTCCTCATGGAACAGTCTTGATTACGACCTGTTGTTCCGCTGGTTTGTCGGATTGAGTCTGGATGAAAAGGTTTGGGATGTGACGGTTTTCGGCAAGAATCGAGACGGGCTGCTTGACGGAGACATTGCCAGTGCCTTTTTTGAAAGAGTCCTCTGTCATGCCCGGGAACAGCGACTCCTGTCCGACGAGCATTTCACCGTAGACGGCACCCCGATTGAGCCTTGGGCAGGACAGAAAAGCTTCAAGAAAAAAGGGAACAATACCGTTGATGCTACAGACGATTCTGTAAATCCAACGGTTGATTTCAAGGGTGAGAAGAGATCGAACAAGACTCATCCATCGACCGCGGATCCAGATGCGAGACTCTATAAGAAAGCCAAAGGCCAGGAATCGAAGCTGTGCTGGCAGGGGCATGTGGTGATGCAAAACCGAAACGGTCTTGTCGTCAATGCACGAGTCACGAAGGCAATGGGAACGGCGGTACGACCGGCTGCCGTCGACATGCCTGGCGAATTGCCAGGGAAAAGGCGCGTAACCTCGGGGGCGACAAGGTTTACGATACGAAGGAATCTGTGA